Genomic window (Fundidesulfovibrio terrae):
GTGCTTGTTTTCCTTCCCGTACTGGTTCTCGATGAAATACTGCGGATTCTTGAGCTTGCCGATGTCGTGGTACAGCGCCGCGACCTTGGCCAGCAGGGCGTTGGCTCCGATGGCGCGGGCGGCGGCCTCCACCATGTTGGCCACGATGATGGAATGGTGGTAGGTGCCGGGCGCGGTGACCATGAGGTCCTGCAGCAGCGGCTGTTCAAGGCTCATGAGCTCCATGAGCCGGAAGCGCGAGGTGTAGCCGAAGACCATCTCCAGGATGGGGCTCAGGCCCAGCACAAGAAGCAGGGAGAATACGGCGTTGAACGCCGCGTGGACTCCGCCCGCCCAGTTGATCTCGCCCCCGGCGTCCTGCACCAGCATGATACCGAACCAGGAGACGATGCACAGCGCGGCCAGGGGCAGGATGGAGCGCAGCACGTCCTGCCGGGTTTCGCAGTTGCGGATGATGGAGGCGTACACGAAGCCGCCCAGCAGGTAGTAGCTGAAGAGGTAGAGGTTGCCGCCAACCTCGTTGGTCACGAGGTAGGAGATGAGCAACACCGCGAAGGAGCACAGGGTCGGGGACAGGAACATGGCCAGCACGCCCGCGGCTCCGGCGATGGGCAGGCCGAAGGCCATCTGCCCGGTGCGCAAAAAAACCGGGATGTGGGCTTCGGAGAGCCGGGCCAGCTCCACGAACTTGGCCAGCACGACGAGAAACGCCGTGGTGATGGCCAGGGCCAGCCAGTCGCGGTTGCTCACGCCGCGGATGCCCGCCGATTTCTTGCCTTGCGACAGGTGCAGGAGCACGAAGAAGAGGCTTGAGAGCAGGAACGTGCCGGGGATGGCGAAGGGTTTGAGCGAGCTGGTGCGGTGGGCGTAAAGGGTCTGGAGCTTGGTCTGCTGCTCGGGCGTGACGCGCTCGCCCTGGCGGACCACGATCTCTCCCTTGTAGATGTTGGAGTAGACGGGCTCCATGGCGCTTATGATCTCGCGCTTGCGGGCCTGCGTGGTCTCCTGATTGAAAACCAGGTTGGGCTGCAGGAAGGGTCCGGCCACGGTGAAGATGGCCTTGCGAATCTTGATGGTGCGCTTGAGGTCGCGGCGCAGGAGCTGGTCCAGGTCGTCCTTGAGGCGTTCCAGGTCCACCATGCCGGGCCCGTCGAGATACAGGGTCTCCATGCCGGAGGGCAGTTCGCGCAGGAGGATGCCCTGCCGGTAGGACGAGAACACCCCGGGATGCGCGGCCACGCCCTTGGCGTAGGCTTCCTTGAGCCAGGGCAGCACCTGCAGGAGCACGAGATCCTGGAAGTCCTGGGAACGCCAGAGGGATATCATATCCCGACTGATCTCGACGTTCAGGTCCTCGGAAATGGAGGCGCGCATCTTATCCAGCTCGTCGTCGGGCCTTTTGACCTGGGCGAGAATGTCGGTGACGTGCTTCCTGATGGACTCGTAGGGATCGGGATTCAGGTCGAAGACGGGGGGCTGGTTCTCGGCCACCTGTTCGCGCTTGCGGATGGTGGCTTCGCGGTCCTCGTAGCGCAGGTTCTGGTCCGCGGTGACGTCCTGGGACGCGATTTCGCCGGCCAGGAACACCTTGACCGGCGATTCGAAGTGCACTGCGGAAAGGATGCTGGCTCCCAGGATGACTCCCAGGAACACGCCCAGACCCCAGGTGAAGTTCTGGCACGCCTGACCCGGCTGGCAGGGTGCAGCCGGTTTGGCAGGCAGGTTATTTCGTTTCAGACGGCTGAGTATGCCGCTCATAGGCTTGTACGATCCGGCCCACCAGCGGGTGGCGGATGACGTCCTCCTCGTTGAAGTAAACGAACTCCAGGCCGGGTACGCCGGTCAGGATGGTCCGGGCCTCTATGAGTCCCGACGGCGCGCCGCGGGGCAGGTCGACCTGGG
Coding sequences:
- a CDS encoding HD family phosphohydrolase, which translates into the protein MSGILSRLKRNNLPAKPAAPCQPGQACQNFTWGLGVFLGVILGASILSAVHFESPVKVFLAGEIASQDVTADQNLRYEDREATIRKREQVAENQPPVFDLNPDPYESIRKHVTDILAQVKRPDDELDKMRASISEDLNVEISRDMISLWRSQDFQDLVLLQVLPWLKEAYAKGVAAHPGVFSSYRQGILLRELPSGMETLYLDGPGMVDLERLKDDLDQLLRRDLKRTIKIRKAIFTVAGPFLQPNLVFNQETTQARKREIISAMEPVYSNIYKGEIVVRQGERVTPEQQTKLQTLYAHRTSSLKPFAIPGTFLLSSLFFVLLHLSQGKKSAGIRGVSNRDWLALAITTAFLVVLAKFVELARLSEAHIPVFLRTGQMAFGLPIAGAAGVLAMFLSPTLCSFAVLLISYLVTNEVGGNLYLFSYYLLGGFVYASIIRNCETRQDVLRSILPLAALCIVSWFGIMLVQDAGGEINWAGGVHAAFNAVFSLLLVLGLSPILEMVFGYTSRFRLMELMSLEQPLLQDLMVTAPGTYHHSIIVANMVEAAARAIGANALLAKVAALYHDIGKLKNPQYFIENQYGKENKHDKLSPSMSALILISHVKKGVELAREHKLGDEICDLIGQHHGMTLITYFYHKAQEQAEAKGEEPVREDEFRYPGPKPQTKEAGIIMLADAIEASSRTLVDPTSSRIKGHIQSIMRKLYNEGELDGSELTLRDLTQASETFHRILTGIFHHRIEYPSDRGREKPKENGVKALPSTENAA